Proteins encoded within one genomic window of Pararhizobium capsulatum DSM 1112:
- a CDS encoding FAD-binding oxidoreductase, whose protein sequence is MTDVQFTGLQGETIAFSNDLLAALQTRCRGNVCLPGQAGYDEARTIWNAMIDRHPAAVVRCHDANDVMEAVRFARDNKLLVSVRGGGHNIAGNAVCEGGLLIDLSPMRSVRVDATGRTARVEPGATLAEFDKEAQAFGLATPLGINSTTGVAGLALGGGFGWLSRKYGFTVDNLVSADVVTADGKLVQASATENPDLFWAIRGGGGNFGVVTSFEFKLHPVGPDLVSGLIVHPFARARELLLGYRDVAAAAPDDLSVWVVLRKAPPLPFLPEEVHGQEILVFAVCYAGEPDKAEAVLAPLRALGEPIADVIGVQPYSAWQTAFDPLLTPGAFNYWKSHNFTTLSDGLLDTLIDYVGRLPTGECEIFIGQLGGASSRVSPDATAYPHRDANYVMNVHTRWRDPADEKTAISWARALFAAAAPHATGGVYVNFMPEDETDRVAQAYGGNHARLSTLKAKYDPDNLFRLNQNVKPASKSG, encoded by the coding sequence ATGACAGATGTTCAATTCACCGGGCTTCAAGGCGAGACTATCGCCTTTTCAAACGACCTTCTGGCGGCGTTGCAGACACGCTGCCGGGGGAATGTGTGTCTACCGGGCCAAGCAGGATACGACGAGGCCAGGACGATCTGGAACGCCATGATCGACAGGCACCCGGCGGCCGTCGTGCGGTGCCATGACGCAAACGATGTGATGGAAGCTGTGCGGTTTGCTCGCGATAACAAGCTGCTCGTGTCTGTTCGCGGCGGCGGTCATAATATCGCAGGAAATGCCGTCTGCGAGGGCGGCCTGCTGATCGATCTTTCACCGATGCGCTCCGTCCGCGTCGATGCAACGGGCCGCACCGCAAGGGTCGAACCCGGCGCGACACTCGCGGAATTCGACAAGGAAGCACAAGCTTTCGGCCTTGCCACCCCGCTCGGCATCAACTCGACCACTGGCGTGGCCGGCCTTGCACTCGGGGGTGGTTTCGGGTGGCTCAGCCGCAAATACGGCTTCACCGTGGACAATCTGGTGTCGGCCGATGTGGTGACCGCCGATGGCAAGCTTGTTCAGGCAAGCGCCACGGAGAACCCGGACCTTTTCTGGGCCATTCGCGGTGGCGGTGGAAATTTTGGCGTGGTGACGTCGTTCGAATTCAAGCTGCACCCGGTCGGTCCCGATCTGGTATCCGGGCTGATTGTTCATCCGTTTGCCCGCGCTCGCGAGCTTCTTCTCGGCTACCGCGACGTGGCGGCGGCGGCTCCCGACGATCTTTCCGTCTGGGTGGTGCTGCGCAAGGCACCGCCCCTGCCGTTTCTGCCAGAGGAGGTACACGGCCAGGAAATTCTGGTCTTCGCCGTCTGCTATGCCGGTGAACCGGACAAAGCCGAGGCGGTGCTTGCCCCGCTTCGTGCCCTTGGCGAACCGATCGCCGACGTGATCGGTGTGCAACCCTACTCCGCCTGGCAGACGGCATTCGACCCCCTTCTGACGCCGGGGGCCTTCAACTATTGGAAATCGCACAATTTCACCACTCTGAGCGACGGATTGCTCGATACCCTGATCGACTATGTCGGCCGCTTGCCGACCGGGGAATGTGAGATCTTCATCGGCCAGCTCGGCGGCGCCAGCAGTCGCGTTTCTCCTGATGCAACCGCCTATCCGCATCGCGACGCGAATTACGTCATGAACGTTCACACCAGATGGCGCGACCCTGCCGACGAAAAAACCGCCATCAGTTGGGCGCGAGCGCTCTTTGCGGCGGCGGCACCCCATGCCACCGGTGGCGTCTATGTCAATTTCATGCCCGAAGATGAAACTGACAGGGTCGCTCAGGCCTATGGCGGCAACCACGCGCGGCTCTCCACCCTCAAGGCCAAGTACGATCCCGACAACCTTTTCCGGTTGAACCAGAACGTCAAGCCTGCAAGTAAATCGGGCTGA
- a CDS encoding S9 family peptidase produces the protein MSIFKNLPAAPVAPKKPITDTRHGITRTDDYAWLRDDNWQAMFKDASILNPDIRTHLEAENAYMKAAMADTEALQKTLFAEMKGRIKEDDSSVPVKDGPFAYGTFFVTGGEQPRYFRTPRDGGERTLLLDGDKEADGKAYFRLAGIDHSTDHSRGIWGYDDKGSEYYTLRIRDLATGEDLSDIIENTGGDGTWAPDGKSFFYTVLDDNHRPSKIFHHIIGTPQSSDRLVYEEEDPGFFMGVGGSMLDDFIYIDIHDHETSEYRLIPTSDLTAKPQIVAPRETGLEYSMTEGGSVFYILTNADGAKDFKIMEAPVNAPDRHNWKDVVPHTPGRLIISHMAFTRHLVWLERENGLPQIKIRDRATGEDHAIAFAEEAYSLGLSGAAEYDTDVIRFSYSSMTTPSQLFDYNMVTRERTLLKTQEVPSGHNPDDYVTRRVMAPGWDGAEVPVTLLYRKDTPLDGSAPSLLYGYGAYGISIPASFNTNCLSLADRGFVYAIAHIRGGKDKGFAWYEDGRMEKKTNTFKDFIAAADYLNQQKFTSYANIVAEGGSAGGMLMGAIANMAPEKFKGIIAAVPFVDVLNTMLDDSLPLTPPEWPEWGNPIDSREAYERMAAYSPYDNVAEKPYPAILALGGLTDPRVTYWEPAKWVARLRENTTGSEPILMKTNMDAGHGGASGRFQRLEEIAFEYAFAIKVAGKM, from the coding sequence TTGTCCATCTTCAAGAACCTTCCCGCCGCTCCCGTCGCCCCGAAGAAGCCGATCACCGATACCCGCCACGGCATCACCCGCACCGACGATTACGCCTGGCTGCGCGACGACAACTGGCAGGCGATGTTCAAGGATGCGTCGATCCTGAACCCGGATATCCGCACCCACCTTGAAGCGGAGAACGCCTATATGAAGGCGGCCATGGCCGATACCGAGGCGCTGCAGAAGACGCTGTTTGCCGAGATGAAGGGTCGCATCAAGGAAGACGACTCGTCCGTGCCGGTGAAGGACGGCCCCTTTGCCTATGGCACGTTTTTCGTGACCGGCGGCGAGCAGCCGCGCTATTTTCGTACGCCGCGCGACGGTGGCGAGCGCACGTTGCTGCTCGACGGAGACAAGGAAGCGGATGGCAAGGCCTATTTCCGCCTCGCCGGCATCGATCACTCGACCGATCACAGTCGCGGTATCTGGGGTTATGACGACAAGGGCTCGGAATATTACACGCTGCGCATCCGTGATCTCGCCACCGGCGAAGATCTGTCCGATATCATCGAGAACACCGGTGGCGACGGCACCTGGGCGCCGGACGGCAAGAGCTTCTTCTACACCGTGCTCGACGACAACCATCGCCCGTCGAAGATTTTTCATCACATCATCGGCACGCCGCAATCCTCAGACCGGCTGGTCTATGAGGAAGAGGATCCGGGCTTCTTCATGGGCGTCGGCGGCTCGATGCTGGACGATTTCATCTACATCGACATTCACGACCACGAGACCAGCGAATATCGCCTGATCCCGACGTCCGATCTCACGGCAAAACCGCAGATCGTCGCCCCGCGCGAGACCGGGCTGGAATATTCGATGACCGAGGGCGGCAGCGTCTTCTACATCCTGACCAATGCCGATGGCGCCAAGGATTTCAAGATCATGGAAGCCCCGGTGAATGCGCCGGACCGTCACAACTGGAAGGACGTCGTTCCGCATACGCCGGGCCGCCTGATCATCAGCCACATGGCCTTTACCCGCCATCTCGTCTGGCTGGAGCGCGAAAACGGCCTGCCGCAGATCAAGATCCGCGACCGCGCCACCGGCGAGGATCACGCCATCGCCTTTGCCGAGGAGGCCTATTCGCTGGGCCTCTCGGGAGCGGCCGAATACGACACCGACGTCATTCGCTTCTCCTATTCCTCGATGACGACGCCCTCGCAGCTCTTCGACTACAACATGGTGACCCGCGAGCGCACGCTGCTGAAAACCCAGGAAGTGCCCTCCGGCCACAATCCGGACGACTACGTCACCCGCCGCGTCATGGCCCCTGGCTGGGATGGGGCCGAGGTTCCGGTCACCCTGCTCTATCGCAAGGACACCCCGCTCGACGGCTCCGCACCCTCCCTGCTCTATGGCTACGGCGCCTACGGTATCTCGATCCCGGCCTCGTTCAACACCAACTGCCTGTCGCTCGCCGATCGCGGCTTCGTCTATGCCATCGCCCATATCCGTGGCGGCAAGGACAAGGGATTTGCGTGGTACGAAGACGGCAGGATGGAAAAGAAGACCAATACCTTCAAGGACTTCATCGCCGCGGCGGACTATCTGAATCAACAGAAGTTCACGTCCTACGCGAACATCGTCGCAGAAGGCGGCTCGGCCGGCGGCATGCTGATGGGGGCGATCGCCAACATGGCGCCTGAAAAATTCAAGGGCATCATCGCCGCCGTTCCGTTCGTCGACGTGTTGAACACCATGCTGGACGACAGCCTGCCGCTCACCCCGCCGGAATGGCCGGAGTGGGGCAACCCGATTGACTCCAGGGAAGCCTACGAGCGCATGGCGGCCTACTCTCCTTACGACAACGTCGCGGAAAAGCCCTACCCCGCGATCCTGGCGCTCGGCGGCCTGACTGACCCGCGCGTCACCTATTGGGAGCCCGCCAAGTGGGTCGCGCGTCTTCGGGAAAACACCACCGGTTCCGAACCGATCCTGATGAAGACCAACATGGACGCCGGCCACGGCGGCGCGTCCGGCCGTTTCCAGCGACTGGAGGAAATCGCCTTCGAATATGCCTTTGCCATCAAGGTAGCTGGCAAGATGTAA
- a CDS encoding winged helix-turn-helix transcriptional regulator: MAGDGYNLYCPVSKACELLEPRWTLLLLCEMWSGSTHFNEIRRGVPGMSPTLMSKRLREMEANGLVARTANSSTGDISYTTTKVADELEPIVDALGRWAHRNVDAEVTLEKLDAKLLMWNIRRKIDIRALPQRRRSVIEFTYPELPQDEQSYWLISKPGMPIDLCALDPGHDVDLFVSADLKAMTSAWIGLSSLKAEISRGKISLTGDRAIAASIDSWLVRSSLAEC; encoded by the coding sequence ATGGCAGGTGACGGCTACAACCTATATTGCCCGGTCTCAAAGGCGTGCGAGCTTCTGGAACCACGCTGGACGCTGCTGCTCCTCTGCGAAATGTGGTCCGGATCGACCCACTTCAACGAAATTCGCCGCGGTGTTCCCGGCATGTCCCCGACCCTCATGTCAAAACGCCTCCGCGAGATGGAGGCCAACGGTCTGGTTGCGCGCACGGCAAATTCATCGACGGGCGACATCAGCTACACGACGACAAAGGTCGCGGACGAACTTGAACCCATCGTTGACGCGCTTGGCAGATGGGCACACCGAAATGTCGATGCGGAAGTGACGCTTGAAAAACTCGATGCGAAGCTATTGATGTGGAACATACGGCGCAAGATCGATATCCGCGCCCTGCCGCAACGCAGACGCAGCGTCATCGAGTTCACCTATCCGGAGTTGCCGCAGGACGAGCAGAGTTATTGGCTGATATCAAAGCCCGGAATGCCGATCGACCTCTGCGCTCTTGATCCCGGCCATGACGTCGATCTTTTCGTCTCTGCCGATCTCAAGGCCATGACCTCGGCATGGATCGGGCTGTCGTCTTTGAAAGCAGAGATATCACGGGGCAAGATATCGCTGACAGGTGACCGAGCCATTGCGGCTTCGATCGACAGCTGGCTGGTGCGCAGCTCCCTTGCCGAGTGTTGA
- a CDS encoding VOC family protein — protein sequence MTDLDRRDFLKASAAAIAATGITTNASAESTAMTEPTPAPTHAIQMPAFVDHSHLIVRDLPMISSWYQQIMGLKPVEKTASGEVLGVDGHPLLTLTTEGDAAIAPRNAPGLFHTAFLMPDRTELGRWLAHIAHNNVPLQGASDHLVSEAIYLGDPEGNGIEVYRDRPRAEWEYLQDGMVKMATLPLDLQAIYDEAPKDKWDGMADGTAIGHIHLQVSNIPEANSFFRDVLGLDLMATYPGASFFSSGKYHHHIGANIWNSRGAPKRQANMTGLSDYTIRFNDPVKLQSALAALEKLEIPVTRSGEGYSLVDPWGIGLKLEA from the coding sequence ATGACAGATCTCGACAGACGCGATTTCCTGAAGGCCTCCGCCGCGGCCATCGCAGCAACAGGTATCACGACGAATGCAAGCGCAGAAAGCACAGCCATGACCGAGCCGACCCCCGCACCCACCCATGCGATCCAAATGCCCGCCTTTGTCGATCATTCGCATCTGATCGTGCGCGACCTGCCGATGATTTCTTCGTGGTATCAGCAGATCATGGGCCTGAAGCCGGTCGAGAAGACGGCATCCGGTGAAGTGCTGGGCGTCGACGGCCATCCGCTGTTGACGTTGACCACCGAAGGCGACGCCGCCATTGCCCCGCGCAATGCACCCGGCCTCTTTCACACCGCCTTCCTGATGCCGGATCGCACGGAGCTTGGCCGCTGGCTTGCCCATATCGCCCACAACAATGTGCCGTTGCAGGGCGCTTCCGACCATCTGGTGAGTGAGGCCATCTATCTCGGCGACCCCGAGGGCAACGGCATCGAGGTCTACCGCGACCGACCGCGCGCGGAATGGGAGTATCTGCAGGACGGCATGGTCAAGATGGCGACGCTGCCGCTCGACCTGCAGGCGATCTACGACGAGGCGCCGAAGGACAAATGGGATGGCATGGCCGACGGGACAGCCATCGGCCACATCCACCTGCAGGTCTCCAACATACCGGAAGCCAACAGCTTCTTCCGTGACGTCTTAGGCCTCGACCTGATGGCGACCTATCCCGGCGCAAGCTTCTTCTCCTCGGGCAAATATCATCACCATATCGGCGCCAACATCTGGAACTCCCGCGGCGCCCCGAAGCGTCAGGCCAACATGACGGGATTGTCGGATTACACGATCCGGTTCAACGATCCGGTGAAGCTGCAGTCGGCATTGGCAGCGCTGGAGAAGCTGGAAATTCCGGTGACTCGCTCGGGTGAAGGGTATTCACTGGTCGATCCCTGGGGGATCGGGTTGAAGCTGGAGGCTTGA
- a CDS encoding universal stress protein, with product MYSKIVVPIAMDQLEHGEAVIERAKSLLDTGGEIILLNVVEDLNAYAQGYMIVDFPLEVIDASREHAQKTLNELKEKHGVTGRTEIRIGGAAGVINAFAEDEEADLVIIASHRPGMIDYFIGSTASRVASHCKCAVLIDR from the coding sequence ATGTATTCCAAGATCGTCGTGCCGATTGCCATGGACCAGCTGGAACACGGAGAAGCCGTTATCGAGCGCGCAAAATCACTGCTCGATACGGGCGGCGAAATCATTCTTCTGAATGTGGTGGAAGATCTGAACGCATATGCGCAAGGCTATATGATTGTCGATTTTCCGCTGGAGGTAATCGACGCCTCGCGCGAGCACGCCCAGAAGACGCTGAACGAGCTGAAGGAAAAGCATGGCGTGACCGGCCGCACCGAAATCCGCATCGGCGGCGCTGCCGGGGTGATCAACGCTTTCGCAGAAGATGAGGAAGCCGATCTGGTGATCATCGCCTCGCACCGGCCGGGCATGATCGATTATTTCATCGGTTCGACGGCGAGCCGCGTGGCCAGCCATTGCAAATGCGCCGTGTTGATCGATCGGTAA
- a CDS encoding YMGG-like glycine zipper-containing protein gives MRKLVVLIAMITTLTACTQTERGAAIGAGSGAIIGGIASNSWGGAAIGAVAGGVVGSLIGHSREHAGYCVYRDRNGRRYEARC, from the coding sequence ATGAGAAAGCTTGTTGTTTTGATTGCAATGATTACGACCCTCACAGCCTGCACACAGACGGAGCGAGGCGCCGCGATCGGGGCAGGCTCGGGCGCGATCATTGGCGGCATTGCCAGCAATAGCTGGGGCGGGGCGGCTATCGGCGCTGTGGCCGGCGGCGTGGTAGGCAGCCTGATCGGCCACTCCAGGGAGCACGCTGGCTATTGCGTCTATCGTGATCGCAATGGACGCCGCTATGAGGCGCGCTGCTAG
- a CDS encoding SEL1-like repeat protein: MKADAGKQSTKQGSMLMGLVAGIALQISPVAAQSDPGAHSAPAVSAPPPANRRDQSSISKIKPLTPRIVRVGADPCDALAADPLDHDRVVAIDPVEFVNLDGPAALAACEQSHRLKSNTLRFTYQYGRAKEKMKDYAGALALYRKAADRGYPAAFAAVAYAYDTGEGVDQDEKQAFHWYQEAASRNNAWAMFNVAYFYDSGRGLAEDDTAALEWYRRAADSGNARAMNDAGFLLETSNQVPRDIPEARRWYLRAAEAGNIVGMANIANFMLNGIGGPADLPGALKWYETAEKNDNADAINGLGYMYYSGLGVEKDVAKGMALYRRAVDAGSATALTNIGFAYETGEGEKQDYAQAIAYYRRAAAGGDSIAFNNIANFYDKGLGIDPDAVEAAEWMEKALRAGTSFSRDQMRDNSGNWSLGFRKALQRRLRDQLIYSGPIDGGFGPRTQEAIDKIYGVRLD, translated from the coding sequence ATGAAAGCTGACGCGGGAAAGCAGTCGACGAAACAGGGAAGCATGCTGATGGGACTTGTCGCGGGCATTGCGCTGCAGATTAGCCCGGTCGCAGCCCAGTCGGATCCCGGCGCCCACAGCGCTCCGGCCGTTTCGGCGCCGCCCCCGGCAAACAGGCGCGATCAAAGCTCGATCAGCAAGATCAAGCCGCTGACGCCGCGCATCGTGCGGGTCGGCGCCGACCCCTGTGACGCGCTGGCGGCCGATCCGCTGGATCACGACCGCGTGGTTGCGATCGATCCGGTCGAATTCGTCAATCTCGATGGCCCCGCGGCCCTTGCCGCCTGCGAGCAGTCCCACAGGCTGAAGTCCAACACCCTGCGCTTCACCTATCAATACGGCCGCGCCAAGGAGAAGATGAAAGATTATGCCGGTGCGCTCGCCCTCTATCGCAAGGCTGCCGATCGCGGCTACCCGGCCGCCTTTGCGGCCGTCGCCTATGCCTATGATACCGGCGAAGGTGTCGATCAGGACGAGAAACAAGCCTTCCACTGGTATCAGGAGGCCGCCAGCCGCAACAACGCCTGGGCCATGTTCAACGTCGCCTATTTCTACGATTCCGGCCGTGGTTTGGCCGAGGACGATACGGCGGCGCTGGAATGGTATCGCCGGGCGGCAGATAGCGGCAATGCCCGCGCCATGAACGATGCCGGCTTCCTGCTCGAAACCAGCAATCAGGTACCGCGCGATATCCCCGAAGCGCGGCGCTGGTATCTGCGGGCAGCCGAAGCCGGCAACATCGTCGGCATGGCCAATATCGCAAATTTCATGCTGAACGGCATCGGCGGCCCCGCCGACCTGCCCGGCGCGCTGAAATGGTACGAGACAGCGGAGAAAAACGACAATGCCGATGCGATCAACGGTCTCGGCTACATGTATTATTCGGGCCTCGGCGTGGAGAAGGATGTCGCCAAAGGCATGGCGCTCTATCGCCGCGCGGTGGACGCCGGCAGCGCAACGGCGCTCACCAATATCGGCTTTGCCTATGAGACCGGCGAAGGCGAAAAACAGGATTACGCCCAAGCAATCGCCTATTATCGCCGCGCAGCCGCTGGCGGCGATTCCATCGCCTTCAACAACATCGCCAATTTCTACGACAAGGGCCTTGGCATCGACCCTGATGCCGTCGAGGCGGCCGAGTGGATGGAAAAGGCGCTGCGCGCCGGGACCAGCTTCAGCCGCGACCAGATGCGCGACAACAGCGGCAACTGGTCACTCGGCTTCCGCAAGGCATTGCAGCGACGCCTGCGCGATCAATTGATCTATAGCGGACCGATCGATGGCGGTTTCGGTCCCCGAACGCAGGAGGCGATCGACAAGATTTATGGGGTGCGGCTGGATTGA
- a CDS encoding protein adenylyltransferase SelO, with product MTEAMQRKTAAAPIPFDNSYARLPDPFFSKVAPKPVSEPWLIKFNTRLSDELGLDTASLLRDGAAIFSGNDLPDGAEPVAMAYAGHQFGQFVPLLGDGRAILIGEVVDRSGTRRDIQLKGAGQTPYSRRGDGRAALGPVLREYIVSEAMHAFGIPATRALAAVVTGDPVYREHILPGAVFTRVAASHVRVGTFQFFAARGDHANLKVLSDYVIDRHYPELKTEERPYVALLKAVSERQAALIARWLGVGFIHGVMNTDNMTISGETIDFGPCAFMDAYDPAKVFSSIDQGGRYGYANQPGIGQWNLARLAEAMLPILDDDTEKAVEAANEILGDYGRVFQTHWLDGMRRKIGLATSEEDDLALVQDLLSRMNEEDADFTLAFRRLSALAGNDAAEAEFAATFRNPLAIVPWVSDWRQRLEREGATRDKRAQAMRALNPGFIPRNHRIEAAIKAAVEDGDFSLFEALVEVTSRPYEDQPNFAAYAEPPKPGEEVLRTFCGT from the coding sequence ATGACCGAGGCAATGCAACGCAAGACGGCAGCGGCGCCTATTCCGTTCGACAACAGCTATGCGCGCCTGCCGGACCCGTTCTTCTCCAAGGTTGCGCCGAAGCCGGTGTCTGAACCCTGGCTGATCAAGTTCAATACCCGGCTTTCCGACGAACTGGGCCTCGACACCGCGTCGCTGCTGCGCGACGGTGCGGCGATCTTTTCCGGCAACGACCTTCCTGACGGTGCCGAGCCGGTCGCCATGGCCTATGCCGGCCATCAGTTCGGCCAGTTTGTGCCGCTGCTTGGGGACGGTCGCGCAATCCTGATCGGCGAAGTCGTTGATCGCTCCGGCACGCGGCGCGACATCCAGCTCAAGGGCGCGGGCCAGACGCCTTACTCCCGCCGCGGCGACGGGCGGGCAGCGCTCGGGCCGGTGCTGCGCGAATATATCGTCAGCGAGGCCATGCACGCCTTCGGCATCCCAGCAACACGGGCGCTCGCCGCTGTCGTCACCGGCGATCCGGTCTACCGCGAACATATCCTGCCGGGTGCCGTCTTTACCCGCGTTGCCGCCAGCCATGTACGCGTCGGCACCTTCCAGTTCTTCGCAGCCCGCGGCGACCATGCCAATCTCAAGGTGCTTTCCGATTACGTCATCGACCGCCACTATCCGGAGCTGAAGACGGAAGAGCGGCCCTATGTGGCGCTGCTCAAGGCCGTCAGCGAGCGGCAGGCGGCGCTGATCGCCCGCTGGCTCGGCGTCGGCTTCATCCATGGCGTGATGAACACCGACAACATGACGATCTCAGGCGAGACCATCGACTTCGGCCCCTGCGCCTTCATGGATGCGTACGATCCGGCCAAGGTCTTCTCCTCAATCGACCAGGGCGGCCGCTATGGTTACGCCAACCAGCCGGGCATCGGCCAGTGGAACCTTGCCCGGCTTGCCGAAGCCATGCTGCCGATCCTCGACGATGACACGGAAAAGGCCGTGGAGGCGGCAAACGAGATTCTTGGCGACTACGGCCGCGTCTTCCAGACCCACTGGCTCGACGGCATGCGCCGGAAGATCGGCCTTGCCACATCGGAGGAAGACGATCTTGCTCTCGTGCAGGACCTGCTTTCGCGCATGAACGAGGAAGATGCCGACTTCACCCTCGCCTTCCGCCGGCTTTCGGCACTTGCCGGGAACGATGCGGCCGAGGCAGAATTCGCCGCGACGTTCCGTAATCCCTTGGCGATCGTTCCGTGGGTCAGCGATTGGCGGCAGCGTCTTGAACGCGAGGGAGCAACACGGGATAAACGCGCGCAGGCCATGCGCGCGCTCAACCCGGGCTTCATCCCACGCAACCATCGCATCGAAGCGGCGATCAAGGCCGCGGTCGAAGATGGCGATTTCTCGTTGTTCGAAGCGCTGGTCGAGGTGACCTCGCGTCCCTATGAAGACCAGCCGAATTTCGCCGCCTATGCGGAGCCGCCGAAACCGGGCGAAGAGGTGTTGCGAACGTTTTGCGGGACGTGA
- the trhA gene encoding PAQR family membrane homeostasis protein TrhA, with amino-acid sequence MQIPGVKWNYDKSELIADGVVHGVGLVFALIGVTALIFYATVWASAGQLAAAWIYGAGLVATLSISFMYNLWPVTNTKFWLRRFDHSSIFILIAATYTPFLQRGWADPFLFGMLIFIWSIAAAGVFIKCVYPGRFDRLAILLYLAMGWSGVFAAEPLLTQLSVTTMTLILIGGIIYSLGVIFHVWEKLRYQNAIWHGFVVTAAAVHYGAVVTCISSGAI; translated from the coding sequence GTGCAGATACCGGGCGTGAAATGGAACTACGACAAGTCGGAGCTGATTGCCGACGGCGTCGTCCATGGCGTCGGTCTGGTTTTTGCGCTGATCGGCGTTACCGCGTTGATCTTCTATGCGACCGTCTGGGCTTCGGCCGGACAGCTTGCCGCTGCCTGGATTTATGGGGCAGGGCTGGTGGCGACGCTGTCCATCTCCTTCATGTACAATCTCTGGCCGGTGACGAACACCAAGTTCTGGCTGCGTCGCTTCGATCATTCCTCGATCTTCATCCTGATCGCTGCGACCTATACGCCCTTCCTGCAACGCGGCTGGGCAGATCCCTTCCTGTTCGGCATGCTGATCTTCATCTGGTCGATCGCGGCGGCCGGTGTTTTCATCAAATGCGTCTATCCGGGACGGTTCGATCGGTTGGCGATCCTGCTCTATCTCGCCATGGGCTGGAGCGGGGTTTTTGCAGCGGAACCTCTGCTGACGCAACTGAGCGTCACCACCATGACGTTGATCCTTATCGGCGGCATCATCTATTCGCTCGGCGTGATCTTCCATGTCTGGGAAAAGCTGCGGTATCAAAATGCGATCTGGCACGGCTTCGTCGTCACCGCTGCTGCCGTTCACTACGGCGCGGTCGTTACCTGCATCAGCAGCGGTGCCATCTGA
- a CDS encoding VOC family protein has translation MSVSTCLWYVDEAEKAANFYVSLIPNSKVGRITRYPSDNREASVGGVLTVEFKLNGQAFFGLNGGEPAQYTHAMSVSVVCEDQAEVDRIWDALLDGGEAVQCGWIKDRWGVNWQIIPKVLNEAIGSSDRAAAQRAFQAMMTMVKIDAAAIEKALRGE, from the coding sequence ATGAGCGTTTCAACCTGCCTGTGGTATGTCGATGAAGCCGAGAAGGCTGCGAATTTCTATGTTTCGCTGATCCCCAATTCCAAGGTCGGGCGCATCACGCGCTATCCCAGCGACAACCGGGAGGCTTCGGTCGGCGGCGTGCTGACGGTTGAGTTCAAGCTCAACGGCCAGGCCTTCTTCGGGCTGAACGGCGGCGAGCCGGCGCAATATACACATGCCATGTCGGTTTCCGTCGTCTGTGAGGACCAGGCGGAGGTGGACCGGATCTGGGATGCGCTGCTTGATGGCGGCGAGGCGGTGCAGTGTGGCTGGATCAAGGATCGCTGGGGCGTCAACTGGCAGATCATACCGAAGGTGCTGAACGAAGCGATCGGCAGCAGCGATCGCGCCGCTGCCCAGCGGGCTTTCCAGGCGATGATGACCATGGTCAAGATCGATGCAGCGGCTATCGAAAAGGCGCTTCGTGGAGAATGA